In Deltaproteobacteria bacterium, a genomic segment contains:
- a CDS encoding response regulator — MPKKILIVDDESHIRLLLEQTLEDIEEKGAVLLMADNGEAALEIIKTERPGLVFMDVMMPKMNGFDVCRTVKKDLGMQDVHIVLLTAKGQEYDKQRGIEVGADMYITKPFNPDDIVLKASTVLGL; from the coding sequence ATGCCGAAGAAGATATTGATCGTGGACGACGAATCGCACATAAGGCTTTTACTGGAGCAGACGCTTGAAGACATCGAGGAAAAGGGCGCGGTGCTGCTTATGGCCGACAACGGCGAGGCCGCGCTCGAGATTATAAAGACCGAAAGGCCGGGGCTTGTATTTATGGATGTCATGATGCCGAAGATGAACGGTTTTGACGTGTGCCGCACGGTCAAGAAGGACCTCGGGATGCAGGACGTCCACATAGTGCTTCTTACCGCGAAGGGGCAGGAGTATGATAAGCAACGCGGGATAGAGGTCGGGGCCGACATGTATATTACCAAGCCGTTCAATCCGGATGACATAGTCTTGAAGGCGTCGACCGTGCTCGGCCTTTAG
- a CDS encoding PilT/PilU family type 4a pilus ATPase, with amino-acid sequence MNNLPRVLEKLLKQCIEKEASDLHLSAESLPILRIHGRLTMLQGNILSSDALEEMARAIMNERQLKVFEEEQSLDMAFSLNGGERFRVNVFRERGKAAMAIRKMEATIRTVRELGLPLQLEELAELKDGLVLVTGSTGSGKTTTLAAMIHQINMTRTCHILAIEDPVEYIHTNQKSLIHQRELYSDVPSFARAIRSALREDPDVILVGEMRDLETMRAAITAAETGHLVFSTLHTGDAVGALNRIVGAFPSDEQEMIRQQLAMVLRAVVAQMLLTGNRRAERVPAIEVLRVTQAVAHLIRTGKAQQLYTVMETGKAHGMQTLEQSLGRLVKDGLITLEDAKTAARDVNALNMWLGIQGGETTPERMR; translated from the coding sequence ATGAATAACCTGCCAAGAGTACTGGAAAAGCTTCTCAAGCAGTGCATAGAAAAGGAGGCATCGGATCTTCACCTTTCTGCTGAAAGTCTTCCAATCCTCAGAATACACGGAAGACTCACGATGCTTCAAGGTAACATTCTCTCATCAGATGCTCTGGAAGAGATGGCGCGGGCTATTATGAATGAGAGACAGCTTAAGGTCTTTGAAGAGGAACAAAGCCTTGACATGGCCTTTTCCCTGAATGGAGGGGAACGATTTCGCGTTAATGTGTTCAGGGAGCGCGGAAAAGCAGCCATGGCTATACGAAAAATGGAAGCGACTATTCGCACCGTTCGAGAACTCGGTCTTCCTTTGCAGCTTGAGGAGCTTGCTGAACTGAAAGATGGTCTGGTGCTGGTGACAGGTTCGACAGGAAGCGGCAAGACGACGACCCTTGCGGCCATGATTCATCAGATCAATATGACTCGCACCTGCCATATCCTTGCCATAGAGGACCCGGTTGAGTACATTCACACCAATCAGAAGAGCCTTATCCATCAGCGGGAACTTTATTCAGATGTCCCCAGTTTTGCCCGTGCAATTCGCTCAGCCTTGCGCGAAGACCCTGATGTGATTCTGGTAGGAGAGATGCGTGATCTTGAAACAATGCGCGCTGCCATAACCGCGGCCGAGACGGGTCACTTGGTCTTTTCCACCCTGCATACAGGAGATGCCGTAGGGGCCTTAAATAGAATAGTAGGTGCATTTCCAAGCGATGAACAGGAGATGATACGGCAGCAGCTTGCCATGGTTTTACGCGCTGTGGTGGCGCAGATGCTTCTCACCGGAAACAGGAGAGCAGAAAGGGTGCCCGCAATAGAGGTTCTGCGTGTTACCCAGGCAGTTGCCCATCTCATCCGCACCGGCAAAGCACAGCAGCTTTATACGGTTATGGAGACGGGGAAGGCACATGGTATGCAAACCTTGGAACAATCGCTGGGAAGGCTGGTAAAAGACGGGCTTATTACGCTTGAGGATGCCAAAACAGCGGCTCGCGACGTGAATGCGCTGAACATGTGGCTGGGGATTCAGGGTGGGGAGACGACCCCGGAAAGGATGAGGTGA
- the miaA gene encoding tRNA (adenosine(37)-N6)-dimethylallyltransferase MiaA, with protein sequence MDKIKIIVIVGPTASGKSALAMELSERFDGEIVSADSMQVYRYMDIGTAKPVKEQREKISHHLIDIADPDEEFTAARYSDEASKAIREIHERGKNVFVAGGTGLYIKALTKGLFKGPGSDVRLRNEFAMLGLGSEGAMYLYGKLKEVDPEAASRIHPNNAARIIRALEVYYLTNKPISVFQKEHNFSEEPYEAIKVGLSADRKSLYKSIEDRVDNMMKVGLAEEARRLLDMGYSPDLKAMRGLGYKEILGYIQNKYGLEGAVREIKKNTRRYAKRQMTWFRKEADIRWFSSEEKDKIVTLIEGFLR encoded by the coding sequence ATGGATAAGATAAAGATTATTGTAATAGTTGGTCCGACGGCATCGGGAAAGTCTGCGCTTGCCATGGAGCTATCCGAGAGGTTTGATGGAGAGATTGTCAGCGCTGACTCAATGCAAGTATACCGTTATATGGATATTGGCACGGCAAAGCCTGTTAAGGAGCAGAGAGAAAAAATTTCACACCACCTGATAGATATAGCAGATCCGGATGAAGAATTCACTGCGGCAAGATATAGCGATGAGGCTTCAAAGGCAATCAGAGAGATACACGAGAGGGGGAAGAATGTATTTGTTGCCGGCGGAACGGGTTTATATATAAAGGCGCTTACAAAAGGGCTTTTCAAAGGCCCTGGTTCTGATGTGCGGCTTAGGAATGAATTTGCCATGCTTGGGTTGGGAAGCGAGGGAGCAATGTATCTTTATGGAAAATTGAAGGAGGTGGATCCGGAGGCAGCGTCCAGAATACATCCCAATAATGCAGCAAGGATTATTCGTGCCCTTGAGGTTTATTATCTGACCAATAAGCCCATATCTGTCTTTCAAAAGGAGCATAATTTTTCCGAAGAGCCGTATGAGGCAATTAAGGTCGGATTATCGGCTGATAGAAAGTCTCTTTACAAAAGCATAGAGGATAGGGTAGATAATATGATGAAGGTTGGTTTGGCAGAGGAGGCAAGAAGACTTTTGGATATGGGTTATTCACCAGACCTCAAGGCAATGCGCGGTCTGGGATATAAAGAGATTCTTGGTTATATTCAAAATAAATACGGTTTGGAAGGCGCTGTGAGAGAGATAAAGAAAAACACCAGAAGATATGCCAAGCGGCAGATGACATGGTTTAGGAAAGAAGCGGATATAAGATGGTTTTCTTCTGAGGAAAAGGATAAGATAGTAACCTTGATAGAGGGATTTCTGAGATGA
- a CDS encoding DUF799 family lipoprotein, which translates to MLLVSGCGSAVQYTLTADYNERMPSIIAVMPVGGDIGDKDAHYLFRTMTYEKLIQVGYSPISLETVDDRLLRSGMRRGEFYNKTPKELASILGADSILYTTVTEWDSTVFLSYASMKIGAKLELYDGASGGKLLESEFKTKDSDMSLERNVVEFGVIKTYEPVIQRVIDAIFSTMPAGKMTARGRSQKNYYDWLP; encoded by the coding sequence ATGTTGTTGGTTTCCGGCTGTGGCAGCGCTGTTCAATATACACTGACGGCTGATTATAACGAGCGGATGCCGAGCATAATTGCTGTGATGCCGGTGGGCGGCGATATTGGGGATAAAGATGCGCATTACCTCTTCAGGACTATGACGTATGAAAAACTTATCCAGGTGGGATATTCTCCAATCTCTCTGGAAACCGTAGATGACAGGCTTCTTCGCAGCGGAATGAGAAGGGGTGAATTCTATAACAAAACCCCAAAAGAACTTGCGTCAATATTGGGCGCTGATTCCATCCTGTATACTACTGTAACAGAGTGGGATTCTACTGTTTTCCTTAGTTACGCCTCTATGAAGATAGGGGCTAAGCTTGAATTATATGACGGGGCCAGCGGGGGAAAATTATTGGAATCAGAGTTTAAAACTAAGGATTCTGATATGAGCCTTGAAAGAAATGTTGTTGAATTTGGGGTTATAAAGACTTATGAGCCGGTGATTCAGCGCGTAATAGACGCTATTTTTTCAACCATGCCTGCTGGTAAGATGACTGCAAGGGGCAGATCGCAAAAGAATTATTATGACTGGCTTCCATAA
- a CDS encoding type II secretion system protein: protein MNKTVFFQLKTTGGFTLLELLLVVFILSTIAAMTASFVNNADEQFRYEETQRHLLNIRRAIIGDFDTSYHGERLLSGFVVENGALPDTIQALTQRLGGFDVYGLKDPLFDPTPDALEGFNNGGEITLTGSSERLFKGHRGSYLSMQPGSSEYRDGWGNGASGDVNFGWSVTATPTDFTATTLGADGQAGGAGYDSDISDAIQQSNWSADAAGWQVTVTNRSGSDITGRLRVSLLTYVKRSGLNPGWKRLTSDSIAALANNASAVFTFPDALLAIPTRIPMGQHLLILIQDNDGVPHNSDDAPYVSAGNRVVRTVNWYPHAVRPVVEMVIQ, encoded by the coding sequence ATGAATAAAACAGTTTTTTTCCAATTGAAGACAACCGGAGGGTTTACGCTCCTTGAACTCCTCCTTGTGGTATTTATCCTTTCTACGATTGCGGCAATGACTGCTTCGTTTGTGAACAATGCGGATGAACAGTTTCGCTATGAGGAGACACAAAGACACCTGCTCAATATCAGACGCGCAATCATAGGAGATTTTGATACGTCGTACCATGGCGAGAGGCTCTTATCCGGATTTGTCGTTGAAAACGGCGCTTTGCCCGATACAATCCAGGCATTAACGCAAAGGCTTGGGGGTTTTGATGTTTACGGTCTAAAGGATCCGCTCTTTGACCCCACGCCCGATGCCTTGGAAGGTTTCAATAACGGCGGCGAAATCACACTCACTGGCAGCTCTGAAAGGCTTTTTAAGGGGCATCGGGGCAGCTATCTTAGCATGCAGCCGGGAAGCAGCGAGTATCGCGATGGGTGGGGTAACGGTGCAAGCGGCGACGTCAACTTCGGATGGTCAGTCACTGCAACACCAACTGATTTTACTGCAACGACTCTTGGCGCTGACGGGCAAGCAGGTGGAGCCGGTTATGATAGTGACATATCCGATGCAATTCAACAATCAAACTGGAGCGCTGACGCAGCCGGGTGGCAGGTTACGGTGACAAATAGATCCGGGAGCGATATAACCGGACGACTGCGCGTATCGCTCCTTACATATGTCAAACGTTCGGGTCTTAATCCCGGCTGGAAGCGGCTGACATCGGATTCAATCGCTGCGCTTGCAAACAACGCATCCGCTGTTTTTACTTTTCCAGACGCATTGCTTGCAATTCCGACGCGGATTCCCATGGGGCAACATCTGTTGATTCTGATACAGGACAATGATGGCGTGCCTCATAATAGCGATGATGCGCCCTATGTGAGCGCCGGGAATCGCGTGGTTCGCACGGTCAATTGGTATCCTCATGCAGTAAGGCCTGTGGTAGAGATGGTGATTCAATAA
- a CDS encoding prepilin-type N-terminal cleavage/methylation domain-containing protein: MNTFLKNMKRRQDGFTLLELIVVIAILAIIAGGLLVSYDGLEAKAAKGQATFDIAAVDKGVRTFKVVGGAYPNEFDALLTDNATAANCAAGTSCSLTTGGFYAGLHNNLQGTDGDLTTADNKLGLYTLTAADVTALNNAGITQVRYIANATNTVGNIPNRDFDDAPRGKGVLTTLIVGSVVPVVESEGLGAAAACTSPFSSPCNRLNDITGLNPAIQHIVLALGVGNNSSIVSDATGGNSAGFAEAPFYTDVAKNQYGRYMALFHLASDTNDDGVIAAGEQFSTARFVGILDPKGDWLDEEYAEFTGQKQ; encoded by the coding sequence ATGAACACATTCTTGAAGAATATGAAAAGGCGTCAAGATGGTTTTACCTTGCTTGAGCTGATCGTTGTCATTGCCATTCTGGCAATCATAGCAGGGGGGCTGCTCGTATCTTATGACGGGCTGGAGGCAAAGGCCGCCAAAGGTCAGGCAACATTCGATATAGCAGCGGTTGATAAAGGGGTTCGCACCTTTAAGGTGGTTGGTGGCGCTTATCCGAATGAGTTTGACGCGTTACTGACAGATAATGCTACCGCAGCTAATTGCGCGGCAGGCACTTCTTGCTCGCTTACCACGGGCGGATTCTACGCAGGTCTTCATAACAACTTGCAGGGTACTGATGGAGACTTAACAACAGCAGACAACAAGCTGGGTCTTTACACCCTTACTGCCGCTGATGTGACTGCACTCAACAATGCAGGGATTACCCAGGTCCGTTATATTGCCAATGCTACAAATACGGTAGGTAACATACCGAACAGGGATTTTGATGATGCACCAAGGGGTAAAGGGGTGCTTACAACCCTTATCGTAGGTTCGGTAGTTCCGGTTGTGGAGTCTGAGGGACTTGGCGCAGCAGCGGCTTGCACATCGCCTTTTTCAAGCCCTTGCAACCGCCTCAATGACATCACAGGCCTGAATCCTGCTATCCAGCATATTGTTCTGGCGCTCGGAGTGGGGAACAATTCCTCCATAGTGTCGGATGCAACCGGAGGCAATTCAGCCGGCTTTGCAGAGGCGCCTTTCTACACCGATGTTGCGAAGAATCAGTATGGCCGCTATATGGCGCTCTTCCATCTCGCATCAGATACCAACGATGATGGAGTAATAGCAGCAGGCGAGCAGTTTAGTACAGCAAGATTCGTAGGTATCCTTGATCCGAAGGGTGATTGGCTCGACGAAGAGTATGCTGAGTTTACAGGACAAAAGCAATAA
- a CDS encoding prepilin-type N-terminal cleavage/methylation domain-containing protein has product MEEFTPGHLFLGAMTMGNKQGFTLLELLLIVAILAAVAAGAISAFNNVQEDATLRLANSEMLRIKDAILRFRQDTGYMPKQWPFRLVPDGSVPVPSQGAAWFNSPANFSQLYDNPLSGTGHALETWNQNTSRGWRGPYLTRGGEGYVDIGDGLNADGTGSPTSGGPLNEVQGVADSFIARPVGSYLVWRTSSGGPPHDRWGRPYLLFDLDNTNVRIVCMGPNLIYESNSTGAGGDDIVLYLLK; this is encoded by the coding sequence GTGGAAGAATTCACCCCCGGCCATTTATTTCTCGGCGCGATGACTATGGGGAATAAACAGGGATTTACACTTCTTGAATTATTGCTTATTGTGGCTATTCTTGCTGCTGTGGCAGCCGGGGCCATCTCTGCGTTTAACAATGTGCAGGAGGACGCTACCTTAAGGCTTGCAAACAGTGAAATGCTCAGGATCAAAGATGCAATTCTCAGGTTTAGACAGGACACAGGGTATATGCCCAAGCAATGGCCATTCAGACTTGTGCCGGATGGAAGTGTACCGGTTCCTTCGCAAGGCGCAGCCTGGTTCAATTCGCCGGCAAATTTCAGTCAGCTTTACGATAATCCGCTTTCAGGAACAGGTCATGCACTCGAAACATGGAATCAAAATACTTCAAGGGGGTGGCGGGGCCCGTATCTTACCCGCGGAGGCGAGGGATATGTGGATATTGGAGATGGTCTCAACGCAGACGGGACCGGAAGTCCGACATCAGGCGGTCCGCTGAACGAGGTGCAGGGGGTGGCGGATAGTTTTATTGCAAGGCCGGTTGGATCGTATCTTGTCTGGCGCACAAGTTCGGGCGGCCCTCCCCATGATAGATGGGGAAGGCCGTACCTCCTCTTTGATTTGGATAATACCAATGTCAGGATCGTCTGCATGGGGCCAAATCTCATTTATGAGAGCAACAGCACTGGCGCTGGCGGAGACGACATTGTTTTGTATCTCTTGAAGTAA
- a CDS encoding CDP-alcohol phosphatidyltransferase family protein, which translates to MNIPNLLTIFRILLVPVFIIFVIHNDLWMALIIFILAGITDGLDGLIARVLNQRTVVGAYLDPIADKMLLISAYLSLAFKDMLPGWLSVIVVSREIIILSGIAIISLMGKGTDIRPSIASKFTTVFQILTIIITLYPLSILYIQLFITATAALTILSGLQYMYRGIKIMGDIK; encoded by the coding sequence ATGAACATACCAAATCTTCTGACAATATTCAGGATATTACTGGTTCCTGTATTTATCATCTTTGTTATTCACAATGACCTATGGATGGCCTTGATTATATTTATTCTGGCAGGCATAACAGATGGCCTTGATGGTTTGATAGCAAGGGTATTGAATCAGAGGACGGTAGTAGGCGCATACCTTGACCCCATTGCCGATAAGATGCTGCTTATATCCGCATATCTGAGTCTGGCCTTCAAGGACATGCTGCCGGGCTGGCTTTCTGTGATAGTTGTGAGCAGGGAGATAATAATCCTTTCAGGGATTGCTATAATATCTTTAATGGGCAAGGGGACTGACATTCGCCCTTCCATTGCAAGCAAGTTTACCACGGTATTTCAAATACTCACCATAATCATAACCCTCTATCCTTTATCAATCCTTTACATTCAACTTTTTATAACAGCAACTGCCGCCCTTACAATCCTGTCTGGTCTTCAGTATATGTATCGCGGAATAAAAATAATGGGAGACATTAAGTGA
- a CDS encoding AI-2E family transporter, producing MLEKGKLAKFILGFSVILILLFILYTLRIVFIPIILSFFMAYLLNPFVELLERKKISRITATISILAILLVVSFFLFSTLLSIIQREISIASEKLPSYIASLGNTILPRLKNIFMLKNMPTTIEELFIQLANYARGLSPDVISMLTGWLSSVFRNTLSYVIGLLGFLIIPFYVFYILRDFEKIKTIAWRYIPPKQRHWFDVKWDEIDYVLSAFLRGQLILSVIMIVLYSISLYIIGVELSFFIGVIAGVAFLIPFMGLVFGILLGGAMALLQFQDFLHPLYVIIAFVIMQILEAYLITPKLIGQKVGLHPVITVVSILVWGELLGMFGILIAIPLTAILKVFFKSIADNFRNSPLFDV from the coding sequence ATGCTGGAAAAAGGGAAATTAGCAAAATTTATTTTAGGGTTTTCTGTTATATTAATCCTGCTTTTTATCCTTTATACTTTGAGGATAGTTTTTATCCCCATAATATTGTCATTTTTTATGGCATACCTATTGAACCCTTTTGTGGAACTGCTGGAAAGGAAAAAGATTAGTAGAATCACTGCTACCATCTCTATATTGGCGATACTCCTTGTTGTCTCCTTTTTCCTGTTCTCAACTCTCTTATCAATTATCCAGCGGGAGATAAGTATTGCCAGTGAAAAGCTTCCTTCATATATCGCAAGCCTTGGGAATACCATTCTGCCCAGATTAAAAAATATATTCATGTTAAAAAATATGCCAACAACCATAGAAGAACTTTTTATCCAACTTGCAAACTACGCAAGAGGGCTGTCGCCGGATGTAATATCTATGTTAACCGGGTGGTTATCCTCTGTGTTCAGGAACACTTTAAGCTATGTCATAGGTCTTCTGGGATTTCTTATAATACCATTTTATGTTTTTTACATACTGAGAGATTTTGAAAAGATAAAGACCATAGCATGGCGCTACATACCTCCTAAGCAGAGACACTGGTTTGATGTAAAGTGGGATGAGATAGATTATGTCTTAAGCGCATTTCTGAGGGGCCAGCTTATACTGTCCGTTATAATGATAGTCCTTTACAGCATAAGCCTTTACATAATCGGGGTGGAGTTGTCATTCTTCATCGGTGTAATAGCGGGCGTAGCCTTTCTTATCCCTTTTATGGGGTTGGTATTTGGAATCTTGCTTGGCGGGGCAATGGCCTTGCTTCAGTTTCAGGATTTTCTACATCCCCTCTATGTAATAATAGCCTTTGTAATAATGCAGATACTTGAGGCCTATTTGATAACACCCAAACTTATCGGCCAAAAGGTCGGGCTCCATCCTGTAATTACAGTGGTTTCCATACTAGTGTGGGGAGAGCTTTTAGGGATGTTTGGCATATTGATTGCTATCCCTCTTACAGCTATTCTGAAGGTATTCTTTAAATCCATTGCAGACAATTTCAGAAACTCCCCGTTATTTGATGTATGA
- a CDS encoding transposase, giving the protein MPRIARAVASGFPHHVVQRGNNREKVFFNEKDKDKYLSLLKKYSDKWKSPILAYCLMSNHVHLLARPSKNESLYKMMQGITLCYTQYINRTYKRTGRLWESRYHSCIIDKEKYLWAVARYIEQNPVRAKIAKKAEDYPYSSAKTHIYGTKDEALGEMLFEGRQRTDYIELMKANIKEEDINNIRDYTRNGRPFGSESFVEKMEQKLDRIFKLRPRGRPKKGKGQ; this is encoded by the coding sequence ATGCCAAGGATAGCCAGGGCAGTCGCATCAGGATTTCCCCATCATGTTGTTCAGAGAGGCAACAACAGAGAAAAAGTCTTTTTCAATGAAAAAGACAAAGACAAGTATCTATCCCTCCTCAAGAAATATTCAGATAAATGGAAATCGCCCATCCTTGCCTACTGTCTTATGAGCAACCATGTGCATTTATTGGCGAGGCCGTCAAAAAATGAGTCTTTATACAAAATGATGCAGGGCATAACCCTTTGCTATACCCAATACATCAACAGGACTTATAAGAGGACAGGCAGGTTGTGGGAGAGCAGGTATCATTCATGTATAATAGATAAAGAGAAATATTTATGGGCTGTGGCGAGATACATAGAACAAAACCCTGTGCGGGCAAAAATTGCGAAGAAAGCCGAAGATTACCCATATTCAAGCGCAAAGACTCATATATACGGCACAAAAGACGAGGCGCTTGGCGAAATGCTATTTGAAGGCAGGCAAAGGACAGATTACATAGAATTGATGAAAGCGAATATTAAAGAAGAAGATATAAACAACATAAGAGATTATACGAGAAATGGCCGTCCCTTTGGCAGTGAGAGTTTCGTAGAGAAAATGGAGCAAAAACTTGATAGAATATTCAAATTAAGGCCGCGAGGAAGGCCAAAGAAGGGGAAAGGTCAATAA
- a CDS encoding metallophosphoesterase: protein MGCVPNFNRRQFLKGALTAGAAGLIADGVFFEPRRIVVEKKTITINNLPQVFEGFRICQLTDIHHSPFVGIKFIGKVVDEANALKPDLMVLTGDYVDDSHKYIEPAVSALCKLKSPNGILSVLGNHDHWAGAELTKDVFNKYSIPVITNSNKLIEIKDTAICVAGVGDFMEGSQDLKAAFHGVSNDIPRILLSHNPDYAEVMSKTARVDLVLAGHTHGGQVRLPFSIAPVTMSNYGQKYTGGLVKLPNTQVYVSRGIGVVGLPIRFNCPPEITLITLTRDARKV from the coding sequence ATGGGATGTGTCCCTAATTTTAATAGAAGACAATTTTTAAAAGGCGCTCTAACTGCCGGGGCAGCAGGTCTTATTGCTGACGGCGTCTTTTTTGAACCAAGACGTATTGTCGTAGAAAAAAAGACCATAACTATAAACAATCTTCCTCAAGTATTTGAGGGATTCAGGATATGCCAGTTAACGGATATACATCATAGCCCGTTTGTCGGGATTAAGTTTATTGGGAAGGTTGTTGACGAAGCTAATGCCTTAAAGCCTGACTTGATGGTTCTCACAGGGGATTACGTGGATGATTCTCATAAATATATTGAGCCTGCTGTCAGTGCCTTGTGCAAACTTAAATCACCCAATGGCATTCTGTCTGTTCTTGGCAATCATGACCACTGGGCAGGGGCAGAACTGACAAAAGATGTTTTTAATAAATATAGCATCCCTGTAATAACAAATAGTAATAAATTGATAGAGATAAAAGATACGGCTATTTGTGTTGCTGGTGTTGGAGATTTTATGGAGGGCTCTCAGGATTTAAAGGCAGCCTTTCACGGGGTTTCTAACGATATCCCGCGGATTTTGCTTTCTCACAATCCAGATTATGCAGAGGTTATGTCAAAAACCGCAAGGGTGGATTTAGTGCTTGCGGGTCATACCCACGGCGGCCAGGTTCGCCTGCCATTTTCCATAGCGCCTGTGACTATGTCTAATTATGGTCAAAAATACACTGGCGGCTTGGTAAAATTGCCCAATACACAGGTGTATGTCTCAAGGGGTATTGGTGTTGTAGGGCTTCCAATAAGATTTAACTGCCCGCCTGAGATTACTCTCATAACATTAACAAGAGATGCTCGGAAGGTTTGA
- a CDS encoding hemerythrin domain-containing protein, giving the protein MSNLIQELQKDHILIVDILNAVRRQGIMSREGKEGLNSVKDTLLAHLTKEDTKLYPVLRKASETDAVLKQTLDIFTRDMDEVSKAAMRFFDKYASGGQGTEFARDFGWLYATLQSRIRKEENTLYKAYERLNP; this is encoded by the coding sequence ATGTCCAATCTTATTCAAGAGCTTCAGAAAGACCATATACTCATAGTAGATATCCTGAACGCGGTAAGGCGTCAGGGCATTATGTCGAGGGAGGGCAAGGAGGGCCTTAATTCCGTCAAGGATACGCTGCTTGCGCACCTTACGAAAGAAGACACGAAGCTCTATCCGGTCTTAAGAAAGGCATCTGAGACCGACGCCGTCTTGAAGCAGACGCTCGATATTTTCACCAGGGACATGGACGAGGTTTCCAAGGCGGCAATGAGGTTTTTCGATAAATACGCCTCAGGAGGGCAGGGCACGGAGTTCGCCAGGGACTTCGGCTGGCTTTACGCCACATTGCAGTCGCGCATCAGAAAGGAAGAGAATACCTTGTATAAGGCCTACGAAAGACTCAACCCATAA